GGCCAGCGCAGTGTTCGCGAACAGGAACCCGTGCGCGTGGACGACGTCGCACCAGCCGAGTTCGCGCCACAGGGCCGCCACCAGGCGCGGGCCGAACAGCGGGTACGGGATGCGGAACCGCGCCTCCAACCCGTGCCACGCGGGGACGCGGACGAGTCGCACGGCCGCCGGGTAGACCGGCTCGCGGCCCGCCCCACCCCCGTCGCTCGTCAGTAGCGCGACCTCGTGCCCGGCCGCGACCAGCGCGCGGATCTCCAGGTCGACCAGGTTCTCGACCCCGCCCACGTGCGGCAGCGTGAGGTGCGACACCACGAGGGCGCGGGGCGGGCGGGCGGGGGGCGTCACGCGGACACGTCCCCATCCGCCGGGCCGGGATGATCCGGCTTCCGGGCGCACACGATCCCGAGCGATGGCTTTCCGGCCGCGTAGTTCTCGGCCAGGCAAAACGGCAGCGCGACGAGGGTCACGGCCGCCCCGACGAACCGCGGAACGAACGCTCGGAGCCCCGGCTTCCCGTAAGCGTGCGTCAGGGTCGAGCCGGGGATCATGGAACTGCCGATCTGGCCGGCGCAGTTAATCACGGAATCCGGGAGAATCCGCGCCCGCTCGAACCCGGCCCGCCGGACGGCGAACAGGGCCCCCTTTTGGGTGGGGAGCGACAGGTGTCGAGGGGCCTCGGTCACGTTGATCCACCGCCCGCCGAACAGACCGGCCTGGATGCTGTCCGCGAACGGGATGGCGACCGCGACCCACCCGCCCGGGCGGAGCAACCGGTAACACGCCCGCAGGAACCCGGTCACGTCGTTGATGTGTTCCATCAGGTAAAAGGCGGTCACCACGTCGAACGACCCCGGCGGGTAAAACTCTTCCGCGGCTTCGACGCCCGCGCACACGGCGGGGATGTTCAACTCCTCCCGGAGGTAGCGGACGACGTCCGGCTGGATGTCCAGGCCGTGGACCTCGTACCCCAGCCCGCGGAGTTCGAGCAGCCGCAAGCCGCGACCGCACCCGATGTCCAGCAGCCGCCACCCGCGGCCCGCGGCGCCAGTACACCGCATCACCCGGCGGACTTGCGTCAGGTACTGCGGGCGAAAAAAGAAGTGGTACTCGAGGCGGGCTAACCAGTTCGCGAGCCGGCTCTTCTTTCCGAGTTCGGGGGTGAAGCTGTAGACCGGCGGGTAGAAGCCGGGGAGTTCGTCGGGGCGCGGCTGCGGCACCAGCACGGCCGACCCGCACGCCCGGCACCGCCACCACTCGCGGTCGCCCGGGACGTACCGGAGCCGGTCCCGCACGCCCGCGTACAGCGGCACGAGCGCGGGGCTGTGGCAGAGCAGGCACCGGGCTTCCCCTCGGGCGCGCGATTCCGGTGGGGCGGTCGGCGCGGTCGGCATGGGGGGTTAACCTTTCACCACGGCGCCCGCGGGCCGCTCGGTCGGGAGGTAGCGTTTGTGTTCGCGGAACAGGGCGGCCCGGGCGGCAATGCGACCCGCGAGGTACGAGTTCCCGGCGGCCGCGGCCTTCTCCGCGGCCTTCGCGGCGGTGGCCGCGGCGAGTTCGAACGAGCCGCCCGTCGCGCCGCGCCCGGCGACCCCGGCCGCGACCGCCGGACCGACCACCGCCCCGCCCGCGACGAGCCCCTCGTCGAATTTCGCCGCGGTCGCGTACGCGACCGCCAGCGTGTCGAGTGCTTCGGGCGTCTCGCCGGAGGCGAACGCGAGCGCCCGGGCGCAGAGGACCGTGTGGCGGACGACCGTGCCGTTCGGGTCCGCCTCGACGGCACGGAGGCGGATGAATTCCGCGAGCCCAGGGAGGTATTCCGGGTTGGCCTCGCGGATCGTCCGGATCTCGTCGGCCGCCTCGGTCGTTCTGCCGAGTTCCAGTAAACACACGGCGAGCCGGAATCGAACGATTTCACTCCAGGGCGCCTCGTCCCGCGCGGCCTCGAAATCGGGCACCGCGTCGCCGAACCGCCCCAGGATCAGTTCCGCGTACCCGAGCGTGGCCCGAAAATTCGGCGCCTTCGGGTCGAGTTCGCGGGCGACCGCGAGTTCGGCGAGCGCCTGTTCGGGTTCGCCGAGTTCGAGCAGGCACTGGGCGACCATGACGCGGTACAGCGCCATCCGCGGGGAGAGTTCCGCGGCCCGCCGGGCGTGGGCGAGCGCGGCCTTTTCCTGCCGGACGGAGAACAATTCGGCCGCCAGGTTGTTCCGGACGCGGAAGTTGTTCGGCCGCTTGGTCGCGTTGTCGGTGTACAAAGCGATGCGGCTCGCGTAGGCCTCGTTCCGCCGCATGGTGACGATCCCGTAGGCGACGAGCAGGACGACCGCGGCGGCGAGCGCCCCACGGGTCGCGTACCACCCGGACCCGGGCACCCGGACCCGGACCAGTTCGAGGCCGCGGTCCGCGAGCAGGACGGCGGCCACGACCAGGGCCGCCAGCGGCAGGTACATTCGGTGTTCGAACACGGCGTCCTGGACGGGAACGATGCTGGACGTCGGGGCCAGAATGAGGAAGAACCACGCCGCGAGAAACCCCCAGCCCGACCGGAGCAAGACGCCGACCACGGTGAGGGCGACGAGCGAACAAACAACGCCAATACTGACCGGGTCGTCGGCGGGCGTCCGGACGGCCGGCCAATCGAGGTAATCGAGGCAGAGCGCGTCGGGCCAGGCGGCGAGCCGCAGGTAATGAAGAATGACTTGGGGTTGCGTCAGGGCGTACGTCTTCGGGGTAAATAGCGAAGTTCCGAACCCGACCACGCCCTTTTCGTGGGACAGGAGCCCGCGGCCCACGAGTACGGCGACGGTCGCCACGGCCGGGACCGCCAGTGCGGCGTAAAAGGGCCACCGCCGGAGTGCGCCCCGCCAGCTCCCCGCGAGAAACGTGCGGTCGAACAAGAAGACGACGGCCGGGGCGACCGCGATTACCTCTTTGCACCCCGCGCCCAGCGCGCACGACAGAACGGCGCCGGCGTACCACCACCCGGGCCGCCGGGGGGCCGTCGCCCCGCGCAGGAAGCAGTAGAGGGTGAGGAGAAAAAAGAGCCCCATCATCGATTCGCAGCGCTGGACGACGTAAGTGACCGACTGCGTCTGGAGGGGGTGGAGTTCCCAGAGCAGGGCCGCCGCCATCGCGAGGACGGCCGCCCGGTCGGTGTACCGGCCGCCGAAATGGGGCAGGAGTAACGTCCGGCGGACCAGGTCGAACAGGGTCAGGGCCGCGGCGACGTGAACCAGCAAGTTGAACAGGTGGTACCCGCGCGGCTGCATCTTGTCCGCCCAATAATTGACGGACAGACTGAGCGAGACGACCGGCCGGCCCGCGGCCATTGCGTTCGTGAACGGGTGTCGGAGTTCGGGCTCTTGAATGAACTGCAGGTCGTCCAACATGAACGCCCCGCGGAACGCATTGAAGTACGCGAACAGCCCCAGGAGGCTCACCAGCGCGAGGGCGACGGCGCCGTTCCGGCGGCCGGACTCGGGTTCGCACGGGGCGGCGGGGACGGGCGGGGCGTTCATCGGGTGCCGAGACCTCGATCGGGCGGTAACACACAGCGGCGCTACCTACAGGGGGCGGACGCGGACGGCGATCAGCTGCCGGTTCAACGTCTGGGGTTTGGCCGCGTCGCCCGATTCGTCCAACACGATCTTCCAGTCCGGGGCCCGCATCAGTTCGGCCCGCAGTTCCGGCGCGAAATCGGCTTCCACGACGAGCAGGTTCACCCGGTATTTCTCCAGCACGTCCCACCACCCCGGGGCGCCGGCGCCGACGATCCCCAACTCGTTCCAAAAGTCCGGGTGGAAGAGGTGGATGTGCGCGTACGTCACCGGGACGTCGGGGGCCAGAGCCCACATGAGATAGTCGCCTTGCATCGGCGTCGCCAGGATCGTGCCGGTGAACCGGCCGCCGGGGTAGTTGGCCCGGAACACCTGCTCCATCTCCGCGCGCCACCGGATCTCGCCGCTCGTTTGGAGGGCGACCGGCCCGGCTACCGCCGCTATCGCGGTCTCGGCCCCGACCGCGGGGACCGACGGGTCGCGGAGGTCGTGCAGGTCACCGGGGTGGCGGAGTTGCCACGCCAGCTGCCACGGCGTCCCGTCGGAGACCCCGGCGTCGAACGGCATCGGGCGGCCGTCGACGACCCACCCGGCCGTCGTCGACCACATGAACGCGGCCGGCAGGAGGACCGCGGCCAGGACCGTCTTGCGGAAGCTCGGGACGCCGGGCGGCGGGACGAACCGGGCCGGGATGCGGCCGGCGATGTCCGCCCAGTGGGGGGCGAGAACCCAGGGAACGATCAGCGCCCACCAGATCACCATCCGGTTCTGGACCCCGACACTCACCCCGAAACAGAACAGCGCCAGCAGGTGCCCGAGCGGGAGCGGGCGGCGGGACGCCAACAGGGTGGCGAGGATCACCAGGATGGACAGCAGTAACACCCAGTGCCAGCCCGGCCCGAGGTGGAACGTCAGCGGCTTCCACTCCCCGACGGCCGTCAGCAGACTCGGATGCCGGCCGAGCTCGAGCGTCCGCGCGTAGTACGAAAACCCGTACGGGTTGCAGACCCCGACGGCGACGAAGCCGAGAGCGAGGACGGCCGCCAGGCGGCGCACGGTCGGGTCGGCCCACGGGGCCGGGCGGTCCGCCGGCGCGAACCAAACCCACTCGGCCACCCGGCCCACCAGCAGCATGCCGATCAACCCGAACCCGAGCAGGTAGCTCCCGTGCGTGTTCGCCCAGGCCGCGAACAGGACCGGCAGCCCGACGACGGCCGCCACGGACAGCCGCTCGCGGCTCAGGGCCCACAGGAGTACGGCGAACAGGACCTGGCCCATCACCTGCGGGCGCAGCACGGCCAGGTTGGACAGGTCGAGCAGCGCCACGGCGGCGAGCCCGAACACGGCGACCGGCCACGACCGCCCGACCCGCACGAACGCGGCCAACAGGACCCCGAACCGGACCGCAATCAGGGCGCCGTGGAGCGTCCGCAGCGCCTCGACCCCGCCCGCCATGCGGGACAGCTCGTCCCCGCCCGCGAGCCGCGCGCCGGCCGAGTAAACCCAATAGAGGGCGAGTTGGCTCAGCGTGTAGAACTGGGTGAACGGGATGCGGCCGTCCCACCACGGGCAGAACGGCTCGCGGTCGGGCACCCGCCCGTTCTCGGCCATCCACTGGCCGTACCGGATGTGCCCCCAGACGTCGGTGTGCCAGAGGACGAACTTCGTCCCGAGTACGAACAACGCGGCGACGAGGCCGACGGCGACGACCTGGGCCGTGGTCAGATAGAAAGGTGCGAGTGGCGACGACGGGTCGGTGAAGTCGAACCCGGCACCGACCGGCGCGGGCTCGGCCCGGTCGGCCGGGCCGTCAGACGCGAGACGCGGGGTGGGTTCACTCATGGGCGCACACCAACCCGGGGAGAACGCCCGGGGCCACCCGCGCTGAATGCCGGCGGCCCGTGACGGTGTCAACCGGCGGGGCGGCCACCACGGCCCCCGCGACACAGGGTGAAAATCCCGGACGAGTTACTACTACCAGTTTATTCAGCCCAGGCTATCACTGCGGTCGATTCGTCACCCCGGGCATTCGAGAAAAATCCGCCCGCGTGGGCACACACGCGCTCGGCAAAATCGACATGCCAGAAATATTCGGGCGCGGGAACATCATTCGGACTTGTGGGAGAATCGATGCACCGTACCCCATTCGCACGGGTCGGTTCGGGGGTTCGGGTCCGTTCATTTCTTGCGAACCAGGCACTCGTTTTCGAGATTTGTTAGTGGCACGGAGTGCGCCGCAGACGGCCGATCATTCGCCGCGCAACCCACAAAATCGCCGACACCAGACCGCACGTCCCGTCGTCCCAATCCCTTCCCGGAATCGGCGGCGCCGGGCGGCCCGCGTTGATCGTCGCCCCGCCCGGGTGTGATTCGGCCGCTAGCAAGGTTTTCAGCTGCTTACAAGGGGCAGCTGGCTGTTTGCGGGCTACGAAAATGGCGCCCGTGAGCATAAGTCCGATTTTGACGACCCGGAGATTTGGGTAAAATTCGTAATTTGGATAGTAAATATTGTTTTTTCCGGTTCGCTGAATTAGTTTACTCCGGAACTTGTAACCGATTTCACCCGTAATGCATGTCGAATCGGTTTTGCACAAGTTGCCGTCTCTTGTGGCTCCTGTCTCCCATACTCGCCTGAGGTGCTCGATGTCCAACTTGTTCCGCCGCCTGTGGAATGACGACCAAGGTGCGATTATTACCGTCGAATGGATTCTGATCGTCGGGCTAATCATCTTCGGGTTGATCCCTGGCTTCATCGCCGTCCGGAACGCCGGCAACGCGACCCTCGCCACGATCGGGAACATCCTTCTGGAAGTGATCCCGAACTTCACGTTCTCCGGGTTCGGGATCGCCGGCACGGGTACCGGCGGGGCTCAAGCTACGCCTCTCGCCCAAGTCGGCGGGGCCGCGTACCAGAGCGACGTGACGCGCGGCTTCACCTCCTACGAGGTCGCCCCGACGCTGCTGTCCACGGGCGTCGTCGGCGTCAAGCCGGTTCCTTAATCAAGATCGCACCTCGGGTTCATCAGTCGGTGACCGAGTCGTTTTGTGGGAGCCGGGCGTACCTTTCGTCGGCTCCCTTCCCTTTCGCGCGATGAGGCGGCATCCCCCACCCGCCAGTCTTTTTCCCGTCCGCTCGCCCCACGTCTTTCTTGACCCCACGCGCGTTCGCTTCAATCCCTACCGTCGCGCCACTTTCACGGGTTTCGTTGGTTAAAGCCGTCTACTCATTTCCCCCAAGTTTCCGGACGTCGGACATAGTTGACTCAATATCCCGCCCCCCGGCGCCCGGCCGTCCTGCATTCAGGACTGAGGTCGTGGGCACTCGGGCGCGGAGCAACCACATTGTTAACCGTGCCCAAGGTGTACCGTGTCGACACTGACGCTCCTGCGCCGCCTCTGGGATGACGACCGTGGCGCGATCGTGACCACGGAAATCATCTTGATCATGGGGATTCTGGTTTTCGGCCTGATTCCCGGCCTGATCGCTGTCCGCAACTCCGGGAACGCGACCCTCGCGACGCTCGGGAACATCCTGCTCAACATCATCCCCAGCTTCACCTTCTCCGGCTTCAGTATAGCGGCGGCGGGAGGGGGCACGACCAGCGTGATCGTTCAGGTCGGCGGGGTGTCCTACTCGGGCAATTCCGTCAGCCTGACGTCCTACGAAGTCGCCCCGACCCAGCTGAACACGCACAACATCGGCGTCAGCCCGACGCCCTGACACCGGCGCCTCCCCAACGTCAGGTTTTCCACGGCCGGTTTACCCGGCCGTTTTCGCGGGCCGTGTGTT
The Fimbriiglobus ruber genome window above contains:
- a CDS encoding Flp family type IVb pilin, which encodes MSNLFRRLWNDDQGAIITVEWILIVGLIIFGLIPGFIAVRNAGNATLATIGNILLEVIPNFTFSGFGIAGTGTGGAQATPLAQVGGAAYQSDVTRGFTSYEVAPTLLSTGVVGVKPVP
- a CDS encoding tetratricopeptide repeat protein, whose protein sequence is MNAPPVPAAPCEPESGRRNGAVALALVSLLGLFAYFNAFRGAFMLDDLQFIQEPELRHPFTNAMAAGRPVVSLSLSVNYWADKMQPRGYHLFNLLVHVAAALTLFDLVRRTLLLPHFGGRYTDRAAVLAMAAALLWELHPLQTQSVTYVVQRCESMMGLFFLLTLYCFLRGATAPRRPGWWYAGAVLSCALGAGCKEVIAVAPAVVFLFDRTFLAGSWRGALRRWPFYAALAVPAVATVAVLVGRGLLSHEKGVVGFGTSLFTPKTYALTQPQVILHYLRLAAWPDALCLDYLDWPAVRTPADDPVSIGVVCSLVALTVVGVLLRSGWGFLAAWFFLILAPTSSIVPVQDAVFEHRMYLPLAALVVAAVLLADRGLELVRVRVPGSGWYATRGALAAAVVLLVAYGIVTMRRNEAYASRIALYTDNATKRPNNFRVRNNLAAELFSVRQEKAALAHARRAAELSPRMALYRVMVAQCLLELGEPEQALAELAVARELDPKAPNFRATLGYAELILGRFGDAVPDFEAARDEAPWSEIVRFRLAVCLLELGRTTEAADEIRTIREANPEYLPGLAEFIRLRAVEADPNGTVVRHTVLCARALAFASGETPEALDTLAVAYATAAKFDEGLVAGGAVVGPAVAAGVAGRGATGGSFELAAATAAKAAEKAAAAGNSYLAGRIAARAALFREHKRYLPTERPAGAVVKG
- a CDS encoding class I SAM-dependent methyltransferase; this translates as MPTAPTAPPESRARGEARCLLCHSPALVPLYAGVRDRLRYVPGDREWWRCRACGSAVLVPQPRPDELPGFYPPVYSFTPELGKKSRLANWLARLEYHFFFRPQYLTQVRRVMRCTGAAGRGWRLLDIGCGRGLRLLELRGLGYEVHGLDIQPDVVRYLREELNIPAVCAGVEAAEEFYPPGSFDVVTAFYLMEHINDVTGFLRACYRLLRPGGWVAVAIPFADSIQAGLFGGRWINVTEAPRHLSLPTQKGALFAVRRAGFERARILPDSVINCAGQIGSSMIPGSTLTHAYGKPGLRAFVPRFVGAAVTLVALPFCLAENYAAGKPSLGIVCARKPDHPGPADGDVSA